Proteins co-encoded in one Solea senegalensis isolate Sse05_10M linkage group LG8, IFAPA_SoseM_1, whole genome shotgun sequence genomic window:
- the akt2 gene encoding RAC-beta serine/threonine-protein kinase, giving the protein MNEVSVVREGWLHKRGEYIKTWRPRYFILKSDGSFIGYKEKPEVSSDHSLPPLNNFSVAECQLMKTERPRPNTFVIRCLQWTSVIERTFHVDSIEEREEWMRSIQAVANSLKSQHQDEEPMEIKFGSPSDSSGTEEMEIAVSKSQTKVTMSDFDYLKLLGKGTFGKVILVKEKATGMYYAMKILRKEVIIAKDEVAHTVTESRVLQNTRHPFLTTLKYAFQTHDRLCFVMEYANGGELFFHLSRDRVFTEDRARFYGAEIVSALEYLHSRNVVYRDLKLENLMLDKDGHIKITDFGLCKEGITDGATMKTFCGTPEYLAPEVLEDNDYGRAVDWWGLGVVMYEMMCGRLPFYNQDHERLFELILMEEIRFPKNLAPEAKALLAGLLKKDPKQRLGGGPDDAKEVMSHKFFTSINWQDVTEKKLIPPFKPQVTSETDTRYFDDEFTAQTITITPPDKYDSLDAEDSDQRTHFPQFSYSASIRE; this is encoded by the exons ATGAATGAAGTCAGTGTTGTGAGAGAGGGATGGCTCCACAAGAGAG gtgAATACATTAAAACTTGGCGACCTCGTTACTTCATCTTAAAGAGTGATGGGTCCTTCATTGGCTACAAAGAGAAGCCTGAGGTGTCCAGTGACCACAGCCTCCCACCACTCAACAATTTCTCTGTTGCAG AGTGCCAGCTAATGAAGACCGAACGTCCCAGGCCCAACACATTTGTCATTCGTTGCCTTCAGTGGACTTCAGTTATCGAGCGCACCTTTCATGTGGATAGCATTGAGGAGAG GGAGGAATGGATGCGATCTATCCAGGCAGTGGCTAATAGTCTGAAGAGTCAGCATCAGGATGAGGAGCCCATGGAGATCAAGTTTGGCTCTCCAAGCGACAGCAGTGGCACAGAGGAGATGGAGATTGCTGTTTCCAAATCCCAAACAAAAGTG ACCATGAGTGACTTTGACTACCTGAAGCTGCTGGGTAAAGGGACATTTGGTAAAGTTATCCTGGTGAAGGAAAAGGCCACAGGGATGTACTATGCCATGAAAATCCTCCGCAAAGAAGTCATCATTGCTAAA GATGAGGTGGCACACACGGTCACAGAAAGCAGAGTTCTCCAGAATACACGGCACCCGTTTCTAACA ACACTAAAATATGCATTTCAAACACACGACCGGTTATGCTTTGTGATGGAGTACGCAAACGGAGGAGAG CTCTTCTTTCACTTATCACGAGACAGAGTATTCACGGAAGACAGAGCGCGGTTTTACGGTGCAGAAATAGTGTCGGCGCTGGAGTACTTACACTCACGCAATGTAGTTTACAGGGATTTGAAA CTGGAAAACCTCATGTTAGACAAGGACGGCCACATAAAAATAACAGACTTTGGATTATGTAAAGAGGGGATCACAGATGGCGCCACCATGAAAACCTTCTGTGGAACTCCAGAGTACCTGGCACCAGAG GTGCTGGAGGATAATGACTATGGACGAGCAGTGGACTGGTGGGGACTGGGTGTGGTCATGTATGAAATGATGTGTGGTCGGTTACCCTTCTACAACCAGGACCATGAGCGTCTCTTTGAGCTCATTCTCATGGAGGAAATCCGCTTCCCCAAGAACCTGGCTCCTGAGgcgaaggccctgctggccggCCTGCTCAAGAAGGATCCTAAGCAAAG gcTCGGAGGCGGACCAGACGATGCCAAAGAAGTGATGAGTCACAAGTTTTTCACCTCCATCAACTGGCAGGatgtcactgaaaaaaaa CTCATTCCACCCTTTAAGCCCCAGGTTACATCAGAGACAGACACGCGTTACTTTGACGATGAGTTCACAGCACAGACCATTACAATAACTCCTCCAGATAAGT ATGACAGTTTAGATGCAGAGGACTCAGATCAGCGTACACACTTCCCTCAGTTCTCCTACTCTGCCAGCATACGGGAATGA